The stretch of DNA ATTATCTGCATATTTTCCTAATACTGGTGCCATCTCACTAGCAATAGAAAATGGCTTTTTACCATTATAATACATAAAAGCAAAAACTACAGCTGGAACTGTATAGATTGCATATGGAACTACAGTCCAATGTAAAAACATTGTTTCCATAGAAAATTTTAATGCATCTTTTGATAATGGTTCTATTCCTGTGATATCTGTAGCTGGATTTAATAAGTGAGCTATTGGTTCTGCTGGTCCCCAGAATAATACTCCTGCAGCCATTGTTGTTGTAAGAGCTATTGTAAACCAAGAAAAATCAGATAATTCTGGTTTAGCATCTTCTCCTCCAATACGAACATCTCCAAATTTTGAAAACATTGCTACAATTCCTACTATTGTTACAGCTAAAGCTAGAATACTTTCCAACCATCCAAAATTGTTAATAATTCCATTGTTAATAGTATTAATAGCATTAATAAATTTATCTTCACTAACTATTCCTAATAATACAAACACCAATAAAATTATAAATGGTGGAAAAAATGTCATTTTACGTAATTTTAGATTCTTTCCTCTATCTTCCATTTTAAAAACCTCCTAATTTTTCCATACTTTCTATATTTTTTATATTTTCAGTTAATTGGTGATATGATTCAATATTTCTATCAGTCAATACTGTATTAAATGCTCTATCAGATTTAACTCTATCTAAATGAATATCTTGATATAAAATAGTTTCTTCTTCAATTCCCAATGTTCCCAAAACTTGTCCTAATGGATTTACTATTTGAGATTTTCCTGCATACATATCATTTTCATCTCCTGTTACTCCACATTGATTACAAGCTACTACATACATTAAATTATCTAATGCTCTACAAGAAAGTGTTAAATCCCACCATTCTTTAAAATAGTATCCACCTCTCCAAGCTGCTGGAGTTATCATTAATTCAGCTCCATTAAGAGCTAATATTCTACTGCTTTCTGGAAAACAAGCATCATAACAAATTGTCATCCCAATTTTTCCTAATTTAGTATCAAATACAGGATATTTCATTCCTTTTCTTACTAATGTACGTTCTTCCCCAACAGGATGAGTTTTAGCATAAGTCCCTATAATATTTCCTTCGTCATCAATTATAATTGCTGTATTTTCATATATATTTTTTTCTACTTCTAAAAGTATTGTACAAACAATATGAACTGTTAATTCCTTTGCTAGAGATTTTAATTTTGTTAAAGTATATCCATCTTCTTTTTCTATTAAATTAGTATATTTATCCATTCCTCTAAATTTTAACCCAGTATTAAATACTTCAGGAAGACATACTAACTTAGCTCCTTTCTGTGCAGCTTCTCTAATAAATTTTTCTGCTTTTTCTACATTTTCTTTAACTAAGCCAAAATTACTACTCATTTGAACTACTGCTACCTTATAACTTCTCATAATAAACCTCCTATTTTTCATATATTATCAAAACTTTAATTTCTAAAACAAAACATTCTAACTATTATAAGTTCATATTACAGTTATAATTATAAACGATATCAAGGAAGTTGTCAACCTTTTTTGTAAAAAAAGTTTTTTTATTCTTTTTTTTGATATAAAGTATTGTCTATTTTTTTTATTTGTGATACAATTACTTCAAAATATATTTTTATTAAGGAGGAAGTATAAAATGGAACAAAATTTTCATGAAATAGCTAAAGAATTAATGAAAGGAGCATATGACTTACATACTCATACAGAACCTTCTGCTTTTAATAGAGCCCTTGATGATTTTGAACTAGTATTAGAAGCCCAAAAATATGGAATGGCTGGAGTAATGATTAAAAGCCATTACGAACCTACTCAATCAAGAGCAAATCTTGTTAATAAAAGATTAAATTCCAATACTAAAGCTTTTGGAGGAACTGTTTTAAACTGGCCAAATGGTGGTTTAAATCCTTTTGCTGTAGAAAATGCTTTAAAAAATGGAGCTATTATTGTTTGGATGCCTACAAGAGATTCTAAAAATTGTTTAAGATATGGAGATATGCCTGGAGATTTCTTTAAAAGACCAGGAATAACAATTTTTGACAAAAATAAAAATTTAATAAAAGAAGTTTATGAAATATTTGAAATAGTAAAAAAATATGGAGCTTATCTTGCAACAGGACACTTAAGTCCAGAAGAATCTATAAAACTTTGTGAAGAGGGAAGAAAAAATGGAGTTAATATGATTTTAACTCATCCAGAATGGCCACGTACTGTAGTAAATGGTGAAACTCAAAAATATTTAGCTAGTCTTGGAGTTCTTATTGAAAAAAATTGGTTAAATGTAGCTGAAAATTCTATTTCTATAGAAGAAATGGCAAAAAATATAAGAATGGCTGGAATTGAAAATACGTATTTAGCAACAGATAGAGGACAAAATGGTTTCAAACATCCAGCTGAAGAGATGTTGAATTTTATAGTTGCTTTATTAGAACAAGGATTTACAAAAGATGAAATAAAAACAATGATACAAACAGTCCCTTCATATATAGCTAATAAAGTAAAAAGATAATAAAATTTTATTAAAGGGTAAATCATAATTTATTTTTGACTTACCCTTATATTTTTTCATAAAAATTAGGAGGAAAAAGTATGTTAATATTAATTGGTATACTAATCTTTTTGGTTACTTTCTATTTTATTATTACAGAAAAATATCCAAAATCTTTAGTATCTATTATTGGTGGTGGACTAATGGTTGTTATCAGAATTTTAAATGAAGAACAAGCATTAGAAGTTGTTGGATATAATCTTGAAATTCTAGTTCTTTTAATT from Fusobacterium perfoetens ATCC 29250 encodes:
- a CDS encoding carbon-nitrogen hydrolase family protein, whose translation is MRSYKVAVVQMSSNFGLVKENVEKAEKFIREAAQKGAKLVCLPEVFNTGLKFRGMDKYTNLIEKEDGYTLTKLKSLAKELTVHIVCTILLEVEKNIYENTAIIIDDEGNIIGTYAKTHPVGEERTLVRKGMKYPVFDTKLGKIGMTICYDACFPESSRILALNGAELMITPAAWRGGYYFKEWWDLTLSCRALDNLMYVVACNQCGVTGDENDMYAGKSQIVNPLGQVLGTLGIEEETILYQDIHLDRVKSDRAFNTVLTDRNIESYHQLTENIKNIESMEKLGGF
- a CDS encoding DUF6282 family protein codes for the protein MEQNFHEIAKELMKGAYDLHTHTEPSAFNRALDDFELVLEAQKYGMAGVMIKSHYEPTQSRANLVNKRLNSNTKAFGGTVLNWPNGGLNPFAVENALKNGAIIVWMPTRDSKNCLRYGDMPGDFFKRPGITIFDKNKNLIKEVYEIFEIVKKYGAYLATGHLSPEESIKLCEEGRKNGVNMILTHPEWPRTVVNGETQKYLASLGVLIEKNWLNVAENSISIEEMAKNIRMAGIENTYLATDRGQNGFKHPAEEMLNFIVALLEQGFTKDEIKTMIQTVPSYIANKVKR